From a single Lolium rigidum isolate FL_2022 chromosome 7, APGP_CSIRO_Lrig_0.1, whole genome shotgun sequence genomic region:
- the LOC124677786 gene encoding putative WEB family protein At1g65010, chloroplastic — translation MLSSRPRSGSFEAGLRAGASSASSSSFRESKPSPRFQRSRSTAGASKASPSPEKRRGVTGGKARVAQLEEDLRREREAKARAVQELDELRNGNESKDAEKVQLLEREVEKAKESERKMLESLIYQTKQLEQAKIGLEEAKLEISTLQQGSTRSLEPAPASASGTWRGVMEQMSVKDLVFGGGGGADDEELRALRADLRAATQGEERSRKALEDLSVALAVVTAEAKQVKRWLADAQAGLEAANAEAARLRAALADAETALREQRRRRLEAEEAAASWADKERVLLGCVRAAEEEVCLARQENTKLVESQRVIRDENARLRDILKQAVGEANVVKESLELARVENARLNDVVDDKDAALQGLRQEYECVKVSEAAAQSSLKELNSLLAATTTACSTPVSSRTAPVAPAPEHDHHLPPSARLVASAKGSPASRRWMAEKPRTPSSRSYSIGEPAKFKGVGYSQSARMGNLNPKDRMFASLSNIADLKSAADCAAMDDYDDEFDHIDESHYVEHSMNDKKKRPILRKFGDLFRRKSFYKANLAPVHT, via the exons ATGCTCTCCTCCAGGCCGAG ATCCGGCTCCTTCGAGGCCGGCCTCAGAGCGGGCGCTTCGTCGGCTTCCTCTTCCAGCTTCCGGGAATCCAAGCCCTCGCCTCGGTTCCAACGCAGCCGCTCCACCGCCGGCGCCTCCAAGGCATCGCCATCACCAGAG AAGCGTCGAGGCGTCACTGGCGGT AAGGCGCGGGTGGCGCAGCTCGAGGAAGACCTGCGGAGGGAACGGGAGGCCAAGGCGCGGGCGGTGCAGGAGCTCGACGAGCTTCGGAATGGCAACGAAAGTAAAGACGCGGAGAAGGTGCAGCTCCTGGAGCGGGAGGTGGAGAAGGCCAAGGAGTCGGAGCGCAAGATGCTCGAGTCGCTGATATACCAGACCAAGCAGCTGGAGCAGGCCAAGATCGGCCTCGAGGAGGCCAAGCTAGAGATATCCACGCTGCAGCAGGGCAGCACCCGGAGCCTTGAGCCCGCCCCGGCGTCGGCGTCGGGGACATGGCGCGGCGTCATGGAGCAGATGAGCGTCAAGGACCtcgtcttcggcggcggcggcggggcggacgACGAGGAGCTCCGGGCCCTGCGCGCGGACCTGCGGGCGGCGACGCAGGGCGAGGAGCGCAGCCGGAAGGCGCTGGAGGACCTCTCCGTCgcgctcgccgtcgtcaccgccgagGCCAAGCAGGTCAAGCGCTGGCTGGCCGACGCGCAGGCCGGCCTGGAGGCCGCCAACGCCGAGGCCGCGCGCCTGCGCGCGGCTCTGGCCGACGCCGAGACGGCGCTCCGCGAGCAGCGCCGGCGCAGGCTCGaggccgaggaggccgcggccaGCTGGGCCGACAAGGAGCGCGTGCTGCTCGGCTGCGTgcgcgccgccgaggaggaggtgtGCCTGGCGCGGCAGGAGAACACAAAGCTGGTGGAGTCGCAGCGCGTCATCCGCGACGAGAACGCGCGGCTGCGGGACATACTGAAGCAGGCCGTCGGCGAGGCCAACGTCGTCAAGGAGTCGCTGGAGCTCGCCAGGGTCGAGAACGCGCGGCTCAACGACGTCGTCGACGACAAGGACGCCGCGCTGCAGGGCCTCCGGCAGGAGTACGAGTGCGTCAAGGTCAGCGAGGCCGCCGCCCAGAGCAGCCTCAAGGAGCTCAACAGCCtgctcgccgccaccaccacggccTGCAGCACCCCCGTGTCGTCCAGGACCGCGCCCGTCGCGCCGGCGCCGGAGCACGACCATCACCTGCCGCCGAGCGCTCGTCTCGTCGCCAGCGCCAAGGGGTCTCCGGCGTCGCGGCGTTGGATGGCGGAGAAGCCCCGGACGCCGAGCAGCCGGAGCTACTCGATCGGCGAGCCCGCCAAGTTCAAGGGGGTGGGCTACTCGCAGTCCGCTAGGATGGGGAACCTCAACCCCAAGGACCGCATGTTCGCGTCGCTCAGCAACATTGCCGATCTCAAGTCTGCCGCGGACTGTGCCGCCATGGACGactacgacgacgagttcgaccacATCGACGAGAGCCACTATGTGGAGCACTCCATGAACGACAAGAAGAAGCGGCCGATACTTCGAAAGTTTGGGGACCTCTTCAGGAGGAAAAGCTTCTACAAAGCCAATTTAGCGCCAGTACACACTTGA